The DNA window GTGCCTCGGACAGGGATCTCGAGCCTCCGCTCCTGCACCACTCTCCTACCAATCCCGCGGACCTGCCACTCGCACGCTTGACAGGCGCCGGGACGGTGCCATTCGTCCTCTATATACGGACGCAGTGAGCGCCTTACTGGGGCAGCGCGTGAGGCGCTGGCCTCGTGGGCGGCGTGTTGGGAGGGAAAGGAGGGAGGTGTCATGCGTCTCAGTGGATTCCTCGTGAGCGTGGCCTTGCTCGTGGGCTGCGGGCCGGCGGCGAAGCCTGACCCGCAGGTGCCGATCGGGAGCAAGGCCGAGGCCCTGGTGAACACGTACATCGGCCAGTTCATCGAAATCGACCAGACCACCAACGGAGGTGACGCGAACCTGATCTTGAATGGCACGAACCAGAAACCCCTGCCGCTCGATCCGGCCACGGTTCCGACGTGGACCGACTGGACCCTCGTCCCCACGACGGGACATCGCTTCCTCGACATCACGGACCCCGACACGACCTCGTTCCCACGGTCGATCGGCTGCGTCGGCACCTCCCAGGTGCTGAGCAAGATGGACCTGACCTACGTCGGCCTCGCGAACAACCAGGACTTCGCCTACTTCGCCGTGCAGCGGGCCAACAACAACGGCGACGCGGGCTACTACTGGCTGATGACGAAGAAGACCCCGAAGCTCAAGGGGCCCATCTCGCCGTGCAAGAGCGGCGAATCCTATCTGGAGTACGAAATCAGCCAGAACGACGTGCTGCTCGGTGGACACTTCCAGCCGAGCGCGAGTCCGCTCCTGCGCGTCTTCTCGGCGAAGAAGAACGCGACCCTCGACGCTGTCGCGGCCATCGACTTCAGCGACACCTCGCTCTGGGAGGAGCAGGCCTCCGCCATCGCCGCGGTGGCGGTGAACCTGTCCAACATCTCCCCGGGAACCTGGGGGAGCGCGGGGGTGGCCAAGCAGGCGCTGGCGGCAAACGGGGACCTGACCCACGAGCTCTTCGCCGAGGCCGCGGTCCGGACGTCGCTCTTCACCGGCGGCTCGATCTGCGGCGCCACGTTCTTCGGCACGGTGATCACACGCTCCTCGGGCTCGGGCGGCACGTCCCCCGACCTGAAGGATTTCTTTGGCCCCGAGGAGTTCAGCTTCGGCACGGTGGACGCCCAGGCCTCGCTGAGCCCGAGCTGCGCGAAGAGCTTCTCCTTCAGCGCGTCGGCCACGGGGATCGACGGGCAGCCCCTGCAGAACCCGAGCTGTAGCTGGACCTTCAAAGACAGCGGCGGCAACACGGTCGGCAGCTCCGCGCTCTGCAGCGGGAGCTTCAGCCCCGCGAGCGGCGGCACCTTCACCGGTACGGTGGTGGTCTCCGACCCCGGCAATAGCTGCGCGGACACGGTCACCACGGCGCCGGTCGCAGCCTATCCCCCGCTCTCGGTGCAGCCGATCCTCGCCGCCACCTGCGCCAGCTCGTACACCTACGACGCCACGGTCACGGGCGGGAGCGGCAGCGTGAGCTACGCCTGGAGCTTCCCCGGCAACACCACCCCCGGCACCTCGAGCACCAAGAGCGGCAGCGTGGCCGTGGGCTCACCGGGCACGACGTACACGGCCTCGATCACCGTCACCGACGCGCGCTCGGATCTCCTCTGCACGGCGAGCGGGCAGGCCACGGTGACCCCGCTGGCGCCGCTGGCCATCAACCTGACGCCGCTCGCGACGCCCCTCACCTGCGCCGCGAACCTGACGAGCGACGCGGCGACCTATCAGGCGAATCCATCGGGAGGCAACGGAAGCTACACGATCACGTGGTCGCTGGCCGGCTGCGCCCCCGGTGCGACCTGCACCGTCGATCCGCCCGACAACCTCTTCTGCACCACGGTCGGGCTGAGCGCCACGCTCTCGGATAGCAGCGGACTCTGTCCGCCCGCGGCGTCCGAGAACGAGCTCTACACGAAGAGCACCACGATCTCCGTCAGTAACAACTGAAGCCCTGCAGCGCACCGGCCGCCCTCCTGCCCGGCCCTCAGAGACCACTTGGGGGCAACGCCATGACGGTGAGCCGTCATTCTGGTAATCCTGCTGGATGGAACCACCGGCCCTCAGCTTGCCAGGCGAGGTGAGAGCAGCTCTCGATGCGCACGGTGCAGGACTCGCCGACCGGCTGGAGGCCCTGGCCCGGGAGCGGAGACGCCCGTGCGTGTACTTCCGGAGCCACCGCGTGGCGGACACGCCACTGCGGCACGGCTGGGTTGGGACACTGCTGGGGCGGAATCCAACAGCGCCGCAACTGCCGGCTACGGCGAGCAAGTTCGGCGGCGTGCCCTATGCCGAGGACGACGAGGACTGGCTCGGTTGGCGTTTCCTCGGACAGGTCGACCTGGCGGAGGCCGCCAAGCACCTGCCACACTCTCCACTGGCCGGGCTCCTGCGCCTGGACAGCAGCGACCTGCCAGGATCCGCCGGATTCCGCGTGCGCTGGTTTCCCGCGCCAGACCTCTCCAAGGCCATCACGCCCACGGTGTCGTCGGTGGCAAAGTGGGAAACGCGACACGAATTCAAAGGCGGCTGGTCGTTGCCACACAACGACCGCGACTGGTTTTCCCTGCTGCCGCCCAAGGGCGAGCTGGACGCCATCCACCGAGAGACGGGTCTCAGCCTCTGGGATTTCTGGAACGACTGGGAGCCTGCCGGGTTCAACGACGACGCGCGGGAGGAGTTCCACACGATCTTGGGCTGGCCGAGTGGGGGCCTGGACGAACCCTACGGGTTCGATCCCCCGCCCGATTGCAGCGGCGACGCCTCCGACTACGAGATGCTGGTACGGCTGACCTTCGACAACGCCGCCGGCTTCTCGTGGGGGACAAACTGGATCTACCTGCTGGTGCCGAAGAACGACCTCGCGCGGGGCGACCTGTCGCGCGTCCTGGTCACGGGCGCGAACGCATAGGCGCAGCTTCGACGTCGTTCGCGTCGGCAAGGACTACCTCGCGGGGACCTTGCGGTTCGCGCGGTGGGCCTAGAAGTTCGGCACCTGGAGGATCATGCGCATGAAGCTGTCGGCCTGGCCGCCGTTGCGGTGGACGATCTTCTGGCCGTCGGGCAGCGTGGTCTTGCCCACGCCGAGCCAGTTACCGTTCGCCCCCACGACCCACTGCCGGTCCTCGTTGAGGATGTTCGGCACGTGGAAGTGGCCCTTGGCGTAGGTGCGCTTGGGCCCGAAGACGAGGAGCTGCGGGTCGGCCTGCCCCTCGGCGATCTCGGTGCGGCGGAAAAAGGTCACGCCTCCCTTGCCCTTCCAGATCGTCCCGGTCGTGGTGAAGCCGGGAACCGACGACTGTAGCTCCACGCGCACGGTCTTCGAGCCGGCCGAGCGCCAGTACTTGGCAGATCGCAGGCCATCTCCGCCGTAGGCGAAGGTCCGCTCGAGGAACTTCACGTTCTTGCCGTCCACGCGCTCGGACCAGCGCTTCTCGACGTAGCCCGGGCCGTTCGTGACCGTCACCTTCCCGGCCAGCGCCGGAAGGGCCAGC is part of the Deltaproteobacteria bacterium genome and encodes:
- a CDS encoding DUF1963 domain-containing protein: MADTPLRHGWVGTLLGRNPTAPQLPATASKFGGVPYAEDDEDWLGWRFLGQVDLAEAAKHLPHSPLAGLLRLDSSDLPGSAGFRVRWFPAPDLSKAITPTVSSVAKWETRHEFKGGWSLPHNDRDWFSLLPPKGELDAIHRETGLSLWDFWNDWEPAGFNDDAREEFHTILGWPSGGLDEPYGFDPPPDCSGDASDYEMLVRLTFDNAAGFSWGTNWIYLLVPKNDLARGDLSRVLVTGANA